In a single window of the Neospora caninum Liverpool complete genome, chromosome VIIa genome:
- a CDS encoding putative RNA binding protein, with translation MASASVEAPKAHPSTAVSLPADPATPADEVEKTGDRFRGNAPTGCFSSGIGPFAASTDKGLGMFASNACTTDSLAPEIGSVSTPGLPSIRLASSRPPPVAIKLFVGRLPLTVTEEMLCTLFSQFGPIADLLLIRDRHTNAFKGCAFVRMQSITDADRAIRHLDSAYVLDPALGGLQVKYAVGEAERLGLPGTSGSGAAAGVDQVKLFVGSLPPDIKEDALRDLFERFGRVEEVFLMRDDQPLSGNHLGGGAAKPGKKSRTGCAFVRFAYKEEALFAIGELNGKFVMPGSQRAMEVRFAENRRSSSSAQGAAPASRTASASSCFMSSMDSSRGGSALPGADEYPENVRSTSCFPSRVDMERFSRMDPLDVLSCLDGRHDCFSGTSESLAIAARSAVGDRLGPAGGRAGDPQVSASCDSTKETRGPGPLRSVGDRVLSKYGSIEDLFETLGHLSLNGRRLEGEPEAQHANPDVKKDGDASENAFAVSRGAAGSERQGQEGKPGHDQRADPTHGNTKRRPSSVSNLPRTRDSQPPNTKEEEDMGAGCNSGSGGRTRTPSALEGGDDEVGIASLTAKSRFELAEFCCKENASSTPSPPTGADAANASSAPFSRGSSSSLSKVSSAPLSRFGGCPAGIEGDVFQYGTASRGPRPSACSSNSSLYVDLHERMSRNLVHPGGFLPSAFPEDAFSYGDFRDQVRSCAEETRWSSEMENGDRLFPPEAVSWAGGQLPSLYAKADVGPSSHESLFSRRGGEEGGYDGINRFLNGLRAQPGTLTHRGFGSQEHGPPGANVFIFHIPNEWSEHDLLTHFSVYGPVLSARIASDRLSGRNRGFGFVSFANGQAAAAAVTAMNGFQVNGKRLKVQIKKGEEQYAHNLHLTPCSNGTDSTWHSVSASCSDMPSGVGDSDGNMPVPVSASPQRDHGANKTRHSFSALDWLASAAKPGAMAPALAALEASHGGSGNSAASLFEAAVALRNLSAASQGHQLLGCYSQDNAAAAAMLVASMRQPGTRRNQESFRLAQLMHGEGGDSAGESLLASSLGLYCTPTLGSAIARGGQPEAAQL, from the exons ATGGCGTCAGCTTCGGTTGAAGCGCCAAAGGCGCACCCGTCCACAGCAGTTTCACTGCCAGCGGATCCGGCAACTCCTGCGGATGAAGTagaaaaaacgggagacCGCTTTCGTGGAAATGCGCCGACCGGATGCTTCTCTAGCGGGATTGGCCCCTTTGCGGCTTCGACTGACAAAGGCCTTGGCATGTTCGCCTCGAACGCTTGCACGACCGATAGCCTCGCTCCTGAGATCGGCAGTGTGTCGACGCCCGGGCTGCCTTCGATCCGCCTGGCCAGCTCACGCCCGCCTCCCGTTGCTATAAAGCTGTTCGTtgggcgtcttcctctgacAGTCACGGAAGAGATGCTTTGCACA CTGTTCAGCCAGTTTGGCCCCATCGCCGATCTGCTCCTCATCCGCGACCGCCACACGAATGCCTTCAAGGGATGCGCCTTTGTGCGTATGCAGTCAATCACTGACGCCGACAGAGCGATTCGCCACCTCGATAGTGCTTACGTGCTCGATCCG GCGCTCGGCGGCCTGCAAGTAAAGTATGCGGTaggagaggcggagcggcTAGGCCTGCCGGGCACGAGCGGGAGTGGAGCAGCGGCAGGCGTGGACCAGGTGAAGCTGTTTGTGGGGTCGTTGCCACCGGATATCAAGGAAGACGCA CTCCGGGACCTGTTTGAGAGATTCGGCCGCGTCGAGGAAGTCTTTCTGATGAGAGACGACCAACCACTCAGTGGAAACCATCTAGGTGGGGGTGCCGCAAAgccaggaaaaaagagccgAACTGGATGTGCCTTTGTTCGATTCGCGTACAAGGAAGAAGCTCTCTTTGCCATCGGCGAGCTTAACGGAAAATTCGTCATGCCAG GTTCGCAGCGCGCCATGGAAGTTCGTTTTGCAGAGAACAGACGGTCGTCCTCCTCGGCTCAGGGCGCTGCACCTGCCTCTCGCACTGCCAGTGCGTCTTCGTGTTTTATGTCTTCCATGGACAGCAGCAGAGGTGGATCCGCGCTCCCGGGGGCGGACGAGTATCCCGAGAATGTGCGCTCGACGAGCTGCTTCCCTTCGCGAGTCGACATGGAGAGGTTCTCCCGTATGGACCCGCTCGACGTCCTCAGCTGTCTGGACGGCAGGCACGATTGCTTTTCTGGGACCTCCGAAAGTCTGGCGATAGCCGCCCGATCAGCGGTGGGCGACCGTTTGGGGCCCGCGGGGGGGAGAGCGGGCGATCCACAAGTCTCTGCGAGCTGCGACtcgacgaaggagacacgggggCCGGGCCCGCTGAGAAGCGTCGGCGACCGTGTGCTATCTAAATATGGCTCCATCGAGGATCTATTTGAGACTTTGGGGCATCTGTCTCTGAATGGCCGACGCCTGGAGGGGGAGCCGGAAGCCCAACACGCGAATCCTGATGtcaagaaagacggagatgCGAGCGAAAATGCATTTGCCGTATCCAGGGGGGCGGCAGGTTCAGAACGACAGGGCCAAGAAGGGAAGCCTGGGCACGATCAACGCGCAGACCCCACTCACGGGAACACGAAGCGCCGGCCTTCGAGCGTCTCGAACCTCCCCCGCACGCGTGACTCCCAGCCACCAAACaccaaggaagaagaggataTGGGTGCGGGGTGCAACTCGGGAAGCGGCGGACGGACACGCACTCCCAGCGCACTGGAGGGTGGCGACGACGAAGTTGGCATTGCGTCTCTTACAGCGAAGTCGCGGTTCGAATTGGCG GAGTTTTGCTGCAAGGAGAATGCGTCATCGACCCCGTCTCCGCCAACAGGTGCAGATGCCGCGAACGCGTCCTCGGCGCCCTTCAGTCGTGGTTCGTCAAGTTCTTTATCGAAAGTCTCGTCGGCTCCGTTGTCGAGATTTGGAGGCTGTCCTGCGGGAATCGAGGGAGACGTCTTCCAATATGGGACTGCGTCGCGCGGGCCACGCCCGTCGGCGTGCTCGTCCAACTCTTCTCTCTATGTCGACCTCCACGAGCGCATGTCCCGGAATCTTGTGCACCCGGGAGGGTTTCTGCCGTCTGCCTTTCCGGAGGATGCCTTTTCTTACGGCGACTTCCGCGACCAAGTAAGGAGCTGTGCAGAGGAGACTCGATGGAGCTCGGAAATGGAGAACGGCgaccgtctcttccctccggAAGCCGTGAGCTGGGCTGGTGGCCAGTTGCCGTCTCTTTATGCGAAGGCTGACGTGGGACCCTCAAGCCATGAGAGTTTGTTTTCCCGCCGTGGCGGGGAGGAGGGCGGATATGACGGGATCAACCGTTTTCTCAATGGGCTCCGGGCCCAGCCAGGCACGCTGACTCACAGGGGCTTTGGCAGTCAGGAGCACGGGCCTCCTGGAGCGAATGTCTTCATCTTTCACATTCCCAACGAGTGGTCCGAACACGACCTGCTCACACACTTCAGCGTGTATGGTccagttctctctgctcgcatCGCTTCGGATCGCCTCTCTGGACGCAATCGCGGATTCGGGTTTGTCAGCTTCGCCAACGGGCAggcggccgccgcagccgtcaCCGCCATGAATGGATTTCAG GTCAATGGAAAACGGCTCAAGGTGCAGATtaagaaaggcgaagaacagtATGCTCATAACCTTCATTTGACGCCTTGCAGCAACGGAACTGACAGCACGTGGCACTCAGTGTCTGCGTCGTGCTCTGACATGCCGAGTGGTGTGGGCGACTCCGACGGAAACATGCCGGTCCCCGTTTCTGCAAGTCCACAGAGAGATCACGGAGCGAACAAAACGCGTCACAGTTTCTCTGCGCTCGATTGGCTGGCTTCCGCAGCGAAGCCAGGAGCAATGGCCCCCGCTCTAGCAGCGCTGGAGGCGAGCCATGGAGGCAGTGGGAActctgccgcttctctctttgaaGCTGCTGTGGCGTTGAGGAATCTCTCAGCTGCGA GTCAGGGACATCAACTTCTAGGATGTTACTCACAAGACAACGCTGCTGCGGCAGCCATGCTCGTTGCCTCCATGCGCCAACCTGGCACGAGGCGAAACCAAGAGTCCTTCCGATTGGCTCAGCTGATGCATGGAGAAGGTGGCGATTCAGCGGGAGAAAGCCTGCTTGCTTCATCTCTCGGTCTCTATTGTACGCCCACATTGGGCTCCGCCATAG CACGTGGAGGTCAACCAGAGGCTGCACAACTCTAG